A genome region from Nocardioides cynanchi includes the following:
- the smpB gene encoding SsrA-binding protein SmpB — MPKEQGRTMIAQNRKARHDYHVEDTWEAGLVLQGTEVKSLRQGRATLVDGFAEVDGHEVWLHGVHIPEYTQGTWTNHAARRRRKLLLNKSEIAKIERKITDKGYTLVPLSLYFKDGRAKVEIALARGKKSYDKRHALADRQAEREKQQAIGRRAKGLPD, encoded by the coding sequence ATGCCGAAGGAGCAGGGCCGCACGATGATCGCGCAGAACCGCAAGGCGCGACACGACTACCACGTCGAGGACACGTGGGAGGCCGGCCTCGTGCTCCAGGGCACCGAGGTCAAGTCGCTGCGGCAGGGCCGGGCCACGCTGGTCGACGGCTTCGCCGAGGTCGACGGTCACGAGGTCTGGCTGCACGGCGTCCACATCCCGGAGTACACGCAGGGCACCTGGACCAACCACGCCGCCCGCCGCCGCCGCAAGCTGCTGCTCAACAAGTCGGAGATCGCCAAGATCGAGCGCAAGATCACCGACAAGGGCTACACGCTGGTGCCGCTATCGCTCTACTTCAAGGACGGCCGCGCCAAGGTCGAGATCGCGCTGGCACGCGGCAAGAAGTCCTACGACAAGCGCCACGCCCTGGCCGACCGTCAGGCGGAGCGCGAGAAGCAGCAGGCGATCGGGCGTCGGGCCAAGGGCCTGCCGGACTGA
- a CDS encoding ester cyclase: MSRDTDRLAQTGARLVELITGGDADEFAQVVHPDGVNLEAGHEPADARRPGPQGFLATSRWLLTAFPDLSVEIHHALAVDDLVVVHNTMRGTQAGTMVYYREDLTVGEVFPPNGGSFETTQSHWMRMRDGLVLEHWANRDDLGMARQLHWVPPTPAYLLRRRAARRAVVRRAG, encoded by the coding sequence ATGAGCCGGGACACCGACCGGCTGGCGCAGACCGGCGCCCGGCTGGTCGAGCTGATCACCGGCGGCGACGCCGATGAGTTCGCCCAGGTGGTCCACCCGGACGGCGTGAACCTCGAGGCCGGCCACGAGCCTGCCGACGCACGCCGTCCCGGCCCGCAGGGCTTCCTGGCGACCTCCCGGTGGCTGCTCACGGCGTTCCCGGACCTGAGCGTCGAGATCCACCACGCGCTGGCGGTCGACGACCTCGTGGTCGTGCACAACACGATGCGGGGGACCCAGGCCGGCACCATGGTTTACTACCGCGAGGACCTCACGGTGGGAGAGGTGTTCCCGCCCAACGGCGGCTCGTTCGAGACCACCCAGTCCCACTGGATGCGGATGCGTGACGGGCTGGTGCTCGAGCACTGGGCCAACCGCGACGACCTGGGCATGGCTCGGCAGCTGCACTGGGTGCCGCCGACGCCGGCCTACCTGCTGCGCAGACGTGCCGCCCGTCGGGCGGTGGTCCGGCGGGCCGGCTGA
- a CDS encoding amidohydrolase family protein: protein MSSTHGADPVAFATGLGLPGLFDVHTHFLPPRVMAKVREQFDTAGPLIGRPWPLEYRGDDDELVATLRGFGVRRFSALAYAHRPGMAEFLNDWSAGFAARVPDCLSSATFYPEPGAAAYVARRIGAGAQVFKLHVQVGAFDVRDPLLAETWGVLEDAGTPVVIHAGSGPVGTPYTGPGPVAELLARFPRLALVIAHLGAPEYADFLALAETYERVCLDTTMVFTPFFDELGAAYPPDLLPRLRDLQSKVLLGSDFPNIPYPYAEQLAGLQRLELGDAWLRAVCWDNGVRLFGGP from the coding sequence GTGAGCTCCACCCACGGTGCCGACCCGGTCGCCTTCGCGACGGGCCTGGGGCTGCCGGGGCTGTTCGACGTGCACACGCACTTCCTGCCGCCCCGGGTGATGGCCAAGGTGCGCGAGCAGTTCGACACCGCGGGGCCGCTGATCGGGCGGCCGTGGCCCCTGGAGTACCGCGGCGACGACGACGAGCTGGTCGCGACGCTGCGCGGCTTCGGGGTCCGGCGCTTCTCGGCCCTCGCCTACGCGCACCGGCCCGGGATGGCGGAGTTCCTCAACGACTGGTCGGCCGGCTTCGCCGCCCGCGTGCCGGACTGCCTGAGCAGCGCGACGTTCTACCCCGAGCCGGGAGCCGCGGCGTACGTCGCCCGGCGGATCGGCGCCGGCGCTCAGGTCTTCAAGCTTCACGTCCAGGTCGGCGCGTTCGACGTCCGCGACCCGCTGCTCGCCGAGACGTGGGGCGTGCTCGAGGACGCCGGCACCCCCGTCGTCATCCACGCCGGCTCAGGACCGGTGGGTACGCCGTACACCGGGCCGGGACCGGTCGCCGAGCTGCTCGCGAGGTTCCCGCGGCTGGCGCTGGTGATCGCCCACCTCGGTGCCCCCGAGTACGCAGACTTCCTGGCGCTCGCGGAGACCTACGAGCGGGTCTGCCTGGACACCACGATGGTGTTCACGCCGTTCTTCGACGAGCTCGGAGCGGCGTACCCGCCCGACCTGCTGCCGCGGCTGCGTGACCTGCAGTCCAAGGTGCTGCTGGGCTCGGACTTCCCGAACATCCCCTACCCCTACGCCGAGCAGCTGGCCGGCCTCCAGCGACTCGAGCTCGGCGACGCGTGGCTGCGCGCCGTCTGCTGGGACAACGGCGTCCGCCTCTTCGGCGGCCCCTAG
- a CDS encoding ester cyclase has protein sequence MGVFDKDLGQAQVGALEVMRRMFDEGFATGRGDVVDELCSPDLVDHQFGLAGVGEQARQHVRDAMRDVHGAVPDIRFEIEDAAFEDDLIWVRVRARGTASGPFFGPPSGRPVDFTVIDVARVRDGQIVEHWGVPDRFAMLAQTGVLDRLAGSAPAGTAAR, from the coding sequence ATGGGTGTGTTCGACAAGGACTTGGGTCAGGCGCAGGTGGGCGCGCTCGAGGTGATGCGGCGGATGTTCGACGAGGGCTTCGCCACCGGCCGAGGTGACGTGGTGGACGAGCTCTGCTCGCCCGACCTCGTGGACCACCAGTTCGGGCTGGCCGGGGTGGGCGAGCAGGCGCGGCAGCACGTCCGTGACGCGATGCGTGACGTGCACGGCGCCGTCCCCGACATCCGGTTCGAGATCGAGGACGCGGCGTTCGAGGACGACCTGATCTGGGTGCGGGTGCGAGCGCGGGGCACCGCGTCCGGGCCGTTCTTCGGGCCGCCCAGCGGACGGCCGGTGGACTTCACGGTGATCGACGTCGCCCGCGTCAGGGACGGGCAGATCGTCGAGCACTGGGGAGTGCCGGACCGGTTCGCGATGCTCGCCCAGACCGGCGTCCTGGACCGTCTGGCCGGCTCGGCGCCGGCCGGGACCGCGGCCCGATGA
- a CDS encoding TetR family transcriptional regulator, giving the protein MGEAKSRTRGYVSTVRAEQAAATRARVAAAAAACFAETGWSGTTLAQIAARAGVSPQAVHLSIGPKPALLQAALVAAVGAGGADDPELEAEVFRGMLAPDLSVDDRVRAYAASSQAVHERAGRLFAVLAQAAQTDPELAAWRLSIGARRREVCVALVRACGITGNRRTRVVDLVFVLSSTSVFYEFEALGWSGRHYTEWLVESLTDVLNG; this is encoded by the coding sequence ATGGGCGAGGCAAAATCGCGGACGCGCGGCTACGTCTCGACCGTGCGTGCGGAGCAGGCTGCCGCCACCCGGGCCCGGGTGGCGGCTGCTGCAGCAGCCTGCTTCGCCGAGACCGGCTGGTCGGGTACGACGCTCGCGCAGATCGCCGCCCGTGCCGGGGTCAGCCCACAGGCCGTGCACCTGTCGATCGGACCCAAGCCGGCTCTCCTCCAGGCCGCGCTCGTCGCGGCGGTCGGCGCCGGTGGTGCCGACGATCCGGAGCTCGAGGCCGAGGTGTTCCGGGGCATGCTGGCGCCGGATCTCTCGGTCGACGACCGGGTCCGTGCGTACGCCGCATCGAGCCAGGCCGTCCATGAGCGCGCCGGGCGACTGTTCGCCGTACTCGCTCAGGCAGCCCAGACCGACCCGGAGCTCGCTGCGTGGCGCCTCAGCATCGGGGCCCGTCGGCGCGAGGTGTGCGTCGCCCTGGTGCGCGCCTGCGGCATCACCGGGAACCGCCGGACCCGGGTCGTCGACCTGGTCTTCGTGCTCTCGAGCACCAGCGTCTTCTACGAGTTCGAGGCCCTGGGCTGGTCGGGACGGCACTACACCGAGTGGCTGGTCGAGTCGCTGACCGACGTGCTCAACGGGTAG
- a CDS encoding TIGR00266 family protein, producing the protein MQTEIMYGPAYAAAKVTLTAGESVRAESGAMLAMSQGLQIETSTQGGVLKGLRRSLLGGESFFMNTFTAASDGAELWLAPTLPGDVVSWPVQGTLFVASGSFLASSAGVDVDSNWGGSKTFFSREGLFMLRVSGQGDVVLSSYGAIHYIDLQQGQTYTVDTGHMVAWTESITYAVRKVGGWKSTLLSGEGLVCDLTGPGRIYLQTRSQDDFLGWLIPQLPTNNSN; encoded by the coding sequence ATGCAGACCGAGATCATGTACGGGCCGGCGTACGCCGCGGCCAAGGTGACCCTGACCGCCGGCGAGAGCGTACGAGCCGAGTCGGGGGCGATGCTCGCGATGTCGCAGGGGCTCCAGATCGAGACCTCCACCCAGGGCGGGGTCCTGAAGGGACTGCGTCGCTCACTGCTCGGTGGCGAGTCGTTCTTCATGAACACCTTCACCGCGGCCAGCGACGGCGCCGAGCTGTGGCTGGCGCCCACGCTGCCGGGCGACGTCGTCTCGTGGCCCGTCCAGGGCACGCTGTTCGTGGCCTCGGGCTCGTTCCTCGCCTCGTCCGCCGGCGTCGACGTCGACTCCAACTGGGGCGGCTCGAAGACCTTCTTCTCGCGTGAGGGCCTGTTCATGCTCCGGGTCAGCGGCCAGGGCGACGTGGTGCTCTCCAGCTACGGCGCCATCCACTACATCGACCTCCAGCAGGGACAGACCTACACGGTCGACACCGGCCACATGGTCGCCTGGACCGAGAGCATCACCTACGCCGTCCGCAAGGTCGGCGGGTGGAAGTCGACGCTGCTCTCCGGGGAGGGCCTCGTCTGTGACCTGACCGGCCCGGGCCGGATCTACCTCCAGACGCGCAGCCAGGACGACTTCCTCGGCTGGCTGATCCCGCAGCTTCCGACGAACAACAGCAACTGA
- the ftsX gene encoding permease-like cell division protein FtsX — MQLRYVFTELGHGLRRNLSMHIAVILTLFVSLTLVGMGVLLNQEAHRTADRWGSQLQVTVYLCARQDSNPACTTPVTGAQKAAIEKVVSANTQVATYHSETQQDAFNKLKEQFPGKYDGPNSPITAADMPQSIWITLKDPHQYTNIESAVVGLDGVSKVQDVHKLLAPIFATISTLKWGAVGTAAFLVLAALLLVANTIRLAAFARRREIGIMRLVGASTLYIALPFLLEAVVTAALGVALAGAALAAFMKYGVHDHMRTDLNFIPWVGLHEYVQSLIVIAVLGPLLTVIPTLVLTRKYLKV; from the coding sequence ATGCAGCTGCGTTACGTCTTCACCGAGCTCGGCCACGGCCTGCGCCGCAACCTCTCGATGCACATCGCGGTGATCCTCACCCTGTTCGTCTCGCTGACCCTGGTCGGCATGGGCGTGCTCCTCAACCAGGAGGCGCACCGCACCGCCGACCGTTGGGGCAGCCAGCTCCAGGTCACGGTCTACCTCTGCGCGCGCCAGGACTCCAACCCGGCCTGCACCACTCCGGTCACCGGCGCGCAGAAGGCGGCGATCGAGAAGGTCGTCTCCGCCAACACCCAGGTCGCGACGTACCACAGCGAGACCCAGCAGGACGCCTTCAACAAGCTGAAGGAGCAGTTCCCGGGCAAGTACGACGGCCCGAACTCGCCGATCACCGCCGCCGACATGCCGCAGTCGATCTGGATCACGCTCAAGGACCCGCACCAGTACACCAACATCGAGAGCGCCGTCGTCGGCCTGGACGGCGTCTCGAAGGTGCAGGACGTCCACAAGCTGCTGGCGCCGATCTTCGCGACCATCTCCACGCTGAAGTGGGGTGCCGTCGGCACCGCGGCGTTCCTGGTGCTCGCCGCCCTGCTGCTGGTCGCCAACACGATCCGCCTCGCGGCCTTCGCCCGACGGCGCGAGATCGGCATCATGCGCCTGGTCGGGGCGTCCACGCTCTACATCGCGCTGCCGTTCCTGCTGGAGGCGGTGGTGACCGCCGCGCTCGGGGTGGCGCTGGCCGGCGCGGCGCTCGCGGCCTTCATGAAGTACGGCGTGCACGACCACATGCGCACCGATCTCAACTTCATCCCGTGGGTCGGTCTGCACGAGTACGTCCAGTCGCTGATCGTGATCGCGGTGCTCGGCCCGCTCCTGACCGTGATTCCGACACTCGTGCTGACCCGCAAATACCTCAAAGTGTGA
- the ftsE gene encoding cell division ATP-binding protein FtsE, with the protein MIRFEKVTKAYPGGSHPALDNVSIDIEKGEFVFLVGASGSGKSTALRLVLRETRSTKGRIYVAGKEINRLAAWKVPRLRRQIGTVFQDFRLLPNKTVSENVAFALQVIGRSRGDIRKVVPETLELVGLDGKGDRMPDELSGGEQQRVAIARAFVNRPMILIADEPTGNLDPATSVGIMKLLDRINRTGTTVVMATHDAGVVDQMRKRVIELSDGAVIRDQAQGVYGFQH; encoded by the coding sequence GTGATTCGCTTCGAAAAGGTCACCAAGGCCTACCCCGGCGGGAGCCACCCGGCTCTCGACAACGTCTCGATCGACATCGAGAAGGGCGAGTTCGTCTTCCTGGTGGGTGCGTCCGGGTCGGGCAAGTCGACCGCTCTGCGCCTGGTGCTGCGGGAGACCCGCTCGACGAAGGGCCGGATCTACGTCGCGGGCAAGGAGATCAACCGGCTCGCCGCCTGGAAGGTGCCGCGGCTGCGCCGCCAGATCGGCACCGTCTTTCAGGACTTCCGGCTGCTTCCCAACAAGACCGTCTCCGAGAACGTCGCCTTCGCGCTCCAGGTGATCGGCCGGTCCCGTGGCGACATCCGCAAGGTGGTCCCCGAGACCCTCGAGCTGGTCGGGCTCGACGGCAAGGGCGACCGGATGCCCGACGAGCTCTCCGGTGGTGAGCAGCAGCGGGTGGCGATCGCCCGCGCGTTCGTCAACCGGCCGATGATCCTGATCGCCGACGAGCCGACCGGAAACCTCGACCCGGCGACCTCGGTCGGGATCATGAAGCTGCTCGACCGGATCAACCGGACCGGCACGACCGTGGTGATGGCCACCCACGACGCCGGTGTCGTCGACCAAATGCGCAAGCGTGTCATCGAGCTGTCCGACGGGGCCGTGATCCGGGACCAGGCGCAGGGCGTCTACGGCTTCCAGCACTGA
- a CDS encoding SigE family RNA polymerase sigma factor translates to MSTAEQDYTAFYDATWARTVACAYAVTGELGAAEEAAQEAYTRAWPRWSKLSTYDDPGAWVRQVATRQAISRWRRLRTARNHLARSRPPESAPAPDENTVALVTALKRLPEAQRRALVLHHLAGFSIAEIAATEHCPEGTVKARLSRGRVALAPLMGGAPNGEPSHA, encoded by the coding sequence ATGAGCACCGCGGAGCAGGACTACACGGCGTTCTACGACGCCACGTGGGCACGCACGGTCGCCTGCGCATACGCCGTCACCGGCGAGCTCGGCGCTGCCGAGGAAGCCGCCCAAGAGGCCTACACCCGCGCCTGGCCGCGCTGGTCGAAGCTGTCGACGTACGACGACCCCGGCGCCTGGGTGCGCCAGGTCGCGACCCGGCAGGCGATCAGCCGCTGGCGCCGGCTGCGCACGGCCCGCAACCACCTGGCCCGGTCCCGACCGCCGGAGTCCGCTCCCGCGCCCGACGAGAACACCGTGGCCCTCGTGACCGCGCTGAAGCGGCTCCCCGAGGCCCAGCGCCGCGCTCTCGTCCTCCACCATCTCGCCGGCTTCTCGATCGCCGAGATCGCCGCCACCGAGCACTGTCCCGAAGGCACCGTCAAGGCCCGCCTCTCCCGCGGCCGGGTCGCCCTCGCCCCCCTCATGGGTGGCGCACCGAACGGAGAACCCAGCCATGCCTGA
- a CDS encoding peptidoglycan DD-metalloendopeptidase family protein — MSVPLSTPWAPWASADVKHLRHQQSQAQHSVKHAQASLEESSRRTRVAYDALARSRADLRTARADLQAARTHVRAARARLHQVQRQLDRARARLQDARTHLAEGKQAMTDQHAQLVSTVTSLYEQGDPQLVGFLSLMNATSPADLSAKSANNSLVLGSQDHALDSLTATKVLLQVRETEMTKATALVAKKKGQAHDNLVLERGYKQQALAARIRVQRSVRHRAHALAEARRAHAHDRAVLARSRAREARVHRALMAEIARERARGGGYRGPTGGILLRPVNGPITSPYGYRINPVMGYYGLHDGVDFGAACGTPIWAAGDATVLSEYYSSVWGNRLFLNLGLVNGKNVTVIYNHLSAYRSTVGEHVGRGQVVGLIGTTGWSTGCHTHMTVMVNGVAVNPAPWLG, encoded by the coding sequence ATGTCAGTCCCACTGTCGACCCCGTGGGCTCCCTGGGCCTCGGCCGACGTCAAGCACCTGCGTCACCAGCAGTCGCAGGCGCAGCACTCGGTCAAGCACGCGCAGGCCAGCCTCGAGGAGTCGAGCCGTCGTACCCGCGTGGCCTACGACGCCCTGGCGCGCTCGCGGGCCGACCTGCGCACCGCGCGTGCCGACCTCCAGGCCGCCCGCACCCACGTGCGGGCTGCCCGGGCCCGGCTCCACCAGGTGCAGCGCCAGCTCGACCGGGCCCGGGCCCGGCTCCAGGACGCCCGGACGCATCTGGCCGAGGGGAAGCAGGCGATGACCGACCAGCACGCCCAGCTGGTCAGCACCGTCACCTCGCTCTACGAGCAGGGTGACCCCCAGCTGGTCGGCTTCCTGTCGTTGATGAACGCGACCTCGCCGGCCGACCTGAGCGCCAAGTCGGCCAACAACAGTCTCGTGCTCGGCTCCCAGGACCACGCGCTCGACAGCCTGACCGCGACCAAGGTGCTGCTCCAGGTGCGCGAGACCGAGATGACCAAGGCCACCGCACTGGTAGCGAAGAAGAAGGGCCAGGCGCACGACAACCTGGTGCTCGAGCGCGGCTACAAGCAGCAGGCGCTCGCGGCCCGGATCCGGGTCCAGCGGTCGGTCCGGCACCGTGCCCACGCCCTGGCCGAGGCTCGGCGTGCCCATGCCCACGACCGGGCGGTGCTGGCTCGCTCCCGGGCTCGGGAGGCGCGCGTGCACCGCGCCCTGATGGCCGAGATCGCCCGTGAGCGGGCCCGGGGCGGTGGCTACCGCGGCCCGACCGGCGGCATCCTGCTGCGCCCCGTGAACGGCCCGATCACCTCGCCGTACGGCTACCGGATCAACCCGGTGATGGGCTACTACGGCCTGCACGACGGTGTCGACTTCGGGGCTGCCTGCGGGACCCCGATCTGGGCGGCCGGCGATGCCACCGTGCTGTCGGAGTACTACTCGTCGGTCTGGGGCAACCGGCTGTTCCTCAACCTCGGCCTGGTCAACGGCAAGAACGTCACCGTCATCTACAACCACCTGTCGGCCTACCGCAGCACCGTCGGCGAGCACGTCGGGCGCGGGCAGGTGGTCGGGCTGATCGGTACGACGGGCTGGTCGACCGGCTGCCACACCCACATGACCGTGATGGTCAACGGCGTCGCGGTGAACCCGGCCCCCTGGCTCGGCTGA
- the prfB gene encoding peptide chain release factor 2, translating to MAATDFDVEIKQLRATMKTIGQVLDLDGMRAEIADLGEQVAAPDLWDDQDNATRVTGRLSALQGQLDRFTELDGRLDDVEIMVELSQEEGDAAALADADAELAKITKAVENLEVRTLLSGEYDAREAIISVRSGAGGVDAADFAEMLMRMYTRWAERNNYPVEVFDTSYAEEAGLKSATFAIHAPYAYGTLSVEGGTHRLVRISPFDNQGRRQTSFAAVEVVPVLEQTDEIEIPEEEIRVDVYRSSGPGGQSVNTTDSAVRLTHIPTGTVVSCQNEKSQLQNKASAMVILKAKLLALKKAEERAEIDALRGDANASWGDQMRNYVLNPYQMVKDLRTNYEVGNPQAVFDGDIDGFLEAGIRWRMGAEKAAAN from the coding sequence GTGGCCGCAACCGATTTCGACGTGGAGATCAAGCAGCTCCGGGCGACGATGAAGACCATCGGCCAGGTGCTCGACCTCGACGGCATGCGTGCCGAGATCGCCGACCTGGGCGAGCAGGTCGCCGCGCCCGACCTCTGGGACGACCAGGACAACGCGACCCGGGTCACCGGCCGGCTCTCCGCGCTCCAGGGGCAGCTCGACCGCTTCACCGAGCTCGACGGCCGCCTCGACGACGTCGAGATCATGGTGGAGCTCTCCCAGGAGGAGGGCGACGCGGCCGCGCTGGCCGACGCCGACGCCGAGCTGGCCAAGATCACCAAGGCCGTGGAGAACCTCGAGGTCCGCACTCTGCTCTCCGGTGAGTACGACGCCCGCGAGGCGATCATCAGCGTCCGCTCCGGCGCCGGTGGTGTCGACGCCGCGGACTTCGCCGAGATGCTGATGCGGATGTACACCCGCTGGGCCGAGCGCAACAACTACCCCGTCGAGGTCTTCGACACCTCCTACGCCGAGGAGGCCGGCCTCAAGTCGGCCACCTTCGCCATCCACGCGCCGTACGCCTACGGGACGCTCAGCGTCGAGGGCGGCACCCACCGGCTGGTCCGGATCAGCCCCTTCGACAACCAGGGCCGCCGGCAGACGTCGTTCGCCGCGGTCGAGGTGGTGCCGGTGCTCGAGCAGACCGACGAGATCGAGATCCCCGAAGAGGAGATCCGGGTCGACGTCTACCGCTCCAGCGGTCCGGGCGGCCAGAGCGTGAACACGACCGACTCCGCGGTCCGGCTGACCCACATCCCGACCGGGACCGTGGTCAGCTGCCAGAACGAGAAGTCGCAGCTGCAGAACAAGGCCAGCGCGATGGTGATCCTCAAGGCCAAGCTGCTCGCGCTGAAGAAGGCCGAGGAGCGCGCCGAGATCGACGCCCTGCGCGGTGACGCCAACGCCAGCTGGGGCGACCAGATGCGCAACTACGTGCTGAACCCCTACCAGATGGTCAAGGACCTGCGGACGAACTACGAGGTCGGCAACCCGCAGGCGGTCTTCGACGGCGACATCGACGGCTTCCTCGAGGCCGGCATCCGCTGGCGGATGGGCGCCGAGAAAGCCGCCGCCAACTAG
- a CDS encoding alkaline phosphatase family protein: MLSTRAGVALATLAITVAGCSSMSSSTGTAASPTGSATSPSHSVTSPHPSQRPPRTRHTRATTATAPAISPAPTKVLVFMVENHSLAEMQSQMPWTAALAARYGYATSYHAMTHPSLPNYLAIAGGSTFGVLDDGNPSSHPLTGPSVFGEALAHGQTARVYAEDMPGNCVTSPAGEYGVKHNPWAYFVDERAACDRYDVPLTALAADVSAGTLPNAGLVIANMCNIGHDCPLGTADTWLRDHVGPVLAGPDFTSGRLVVVITADEDDSSAGNTVLTVVASHDLPAHQVVTTPLTHLSLSRLYAEVLGFAPLRGAATAPSLAQAFHVPVGG; encoded by the coding sequence GTGCTTTCGACGCGAGCCGGCGTGGCCCTGGCCACCCTCGCGATCACGGTCGCGGGCTGCTCGTCGATGTCGTCGTCGACGGGCACCGCGGCGTCTCCGACCGGATCGGCCACCTCGCCGAGCCACAGCGTCACCTCACCGCACCCGTCGCAACGACCCCCGCGCACCCGGCACACCCGGGCGACCACCGCGACCGCACCGGCAATCTCACCGGCGCCCACCAAGGTGCTGGTCTTCATGGTGGAGAACCACTCGCTCGCCGAGATGCAGAGCCAGATGCCGTGGACCGCCGCGCTGGCGGCCCGCTACGGCTACGCCACGTCGTACCACGCGATGACGCATCCCTCGCTGCCCAACTACCTCGCCATCGCCGGCGGCTCGACCTTCGGCGTGCTGGACGATGGCAACCCGTCCAGCCACCCCCTGACCGGTCCCTCGGTGTTCGGGGAGGCGCTCGCGCACGGGCAGACGGCACGGGTCTACGCCGAGGACATGCCCGGCAACTGCGTGACCTCGCCGGCGGGGGAGTACGGCGTCAAGCACAACCCGTGGGCCTACTTCGTCGACGAGCGCGCCGCCTGCGACCGGTACGACGTACCCCTCACCGCCCTGGCCGCCGACGTGAGTGCCGGCACGCTGCCGAACGCCGGCCTGGTGATCGCGAACATGTGCAACATCGGTCACGACTGCCCGCTCGGCACCGCCGACACCTGGCTGCGCGACCACGTCGGACCGGTGCTCGCCGGCCCCGACTTCACCAGCGGCCGGCTGGTCGTGGTGATCACCGCCGACGAGGACGACAGCTCGGCAGGCAACACGGTGCTCACGGTGGTGGCCTCGCACGACCTGCCCGCGCACCAGGTGGTCACCACCCCGCTGACCCACCTGTCGCTGAGCCGGCTCTATGCCGAGGTGCTGGGCTTCGCGCCGCTGCGGGGCGCCGCGACCGCGCCGTCCCTCGCGCAGGCCTTCCACGTCCCGGTCGGCGGCTGA
- a CDS encoding phosphatase PAP2 family protein, translated as MESRAVDSRAGAPASDLRPTAPWWRRPGARSLALLGAFAVLTATVELSWWRVLDHTLNDWAAAHRVMTLWRAGKVIFDVATPEVALPITLVLGALVAWRRRRWQILGDAAVRVGLVVAAVLVLKPLIAAPGPTRNSMGPHGGAFPSGHTTSTVVCVALVLAWAGRPRSVTGRVAVDAAVVAVVGVTVIYLSYHYLSDVVGGVVLGTLIATAPLPFLRRRDDV; from the coding sequence GTGGAGTCCCGAGCGGTCGACAGCCGAGCCGGGGCACCCGCGAGCGATCTGCGGCCCACGGCGCCGTGGTGGCGTCGTCCCGGTGCTCGGTCCCTCGCACTCCTCGGAGCCTTCGCCGTGCTCACCGCGACGGTCGAGCTCTCGTGGTGGCGCGTACTCGACCACACCCTCAACGACTGGGCCGCCGCGCACCGGGTGATGACGTTGTGGCGCGCGGGCAAGGTGATCTTCGACGTGGCCACCCCGGAGGTCGCGCTGCCGATCACTCTCGTGCTCGGCGCGCTGGTGGCGTGGCGGCGGCGACGGTGGCAGATCCTGGGAGACGCGGCGGTCCGGGTCGGTCTCGTCGTGGCGGCGGTCCTGGTGCTCAAGCCCCTGATCGCCGCGCCCGGTCCCACGCGGAACTCCATGGGCCCCCACGGCGGAGCCTTCCCGTCCGGTCACACCACCTCGACCGTGGTCTGCGTGGCGCTGGTCCTCGCCTGGGCCGGCCGTCCGCGCAGCGTGACCGGCCGGGTTGCGGTCGACGCCGCCGTCGTCGCGGTCGTGGGCGTGACCGTGATCTACCTGAGCTACCACTACCTGAGCGACGTCGTGGGCGGCGTCGTGCTCGGCACGCTGATCGCAACCGCGCCCCTCCCGTTCCTCCGGCGCCGCGACGACGTCTAG
- a CDS encoding GNAT family N-acetyltransferase — translation MSVSVVRRTDPEAVGAILASLPEWFGIPEANASYVADAGRLPSYLAVDADDPDDVVGVALLAEHFPGSRELHLLAVRRDRHREGIGRALVGAVASDLREAGVRLLEVHTVGPSHESAGYAATRAFYLAQDFVALTELQRIDWDGPTLILVRPL, via the coding sequence ATGTCGGTCTCGGTCGTACGCCGTACCGACCCGGAGGCGGTCGGCGCGATCCTGGCGTCCCTGCCGGAGTGGTTCGGGATCCCGGAGGCCAACGCGTCGTACGTCGCCGACGCCGGCCGTCTCCCGTCGTACCTCGCCGTGGACGCCGACGACCCTGACGACGTGGTCGGGGTGGCGCTTCTCGCCGAGCACTTCCCCGGGTCCCGCGAGCTGCACCTGCTCGCCGTACGACGGGATCGGCACCGGGAGGGGATCGGGCGCGCGCTCGTCGGGGCGGTGGCCTCCGACCTGCGCGAGGCGGGGGTGCGGCTGCTCGAGGTGCACACCGTCGGCCCCTCCCACGAGTCCGCCGGCTACGCCGCGACCCGTGCGTTCTACCTCGCCCAGGACTTCGTGGCGTTGACCGAGCTCCAGCGCATCGACTGGGACGGCCCGACGCTGATCCTGGTCCGACCACTGTGA